The Streptococcus oralis DNA window ACAGAGAGGCCAATCGTTCCAATACCAGAATAAGCATCGATCACCACATCATCTGCTTTTAACTCCGCAAAGTCAATGGCCGTTTGATAAAGTTTCTCTGCCATTTCAGTATTGACCTGGTAAAAGGCTGGGCCAGCGATTTGGAAGTCATTTCCCAACATCTGGTCCGTAATATAGTCTTGACCATAAAGAGTGCGCCACTCCTTACCAAAAATCGCATTGGTATTCTGGTCGTTGATATTCTGCATGACAGACACAATCTCTGGGAACTGCTTGATAAGGTGTTCAATCAATTGCTCTACTCGGAAAACTTTCGGACGAGTTGTTACTAAAATGACCATGATTTGCCCTGAATAGTGCCCACGTCGCACCACAAGATTTCGAATCAAGCCAGACTGTTCCTTTTCGTCATAAGGTTTTAAATCAAAACGACGAAGCAAATCGCGTAAAACTACTACGACTTGGTCAATAACAGGATCTTGGATAAAGAAATCTTCAAGAGGCATGAGGTCGTGCGAATTCTTACGGAAAAAACCAGTTTCCAAGATACCATTCACTCGACGAACAGGTACCTGCGCCTTATTTCGATACTGGATTGGATGGTCCATGCCGAGCGTTTCAGAGACCTCTACATCTGTAATACCAGCAATCTTGTAGAGACTGTCTTTGACTTGCTTGGTTTTAAACTTTAGCTGCTCTGGATAGGCAAGATGCCCCAAGTCAGCGATACCTGAGCGTAGATGAGCTAGGTCAAGGTCTTGGTTACGATGCGGAGAATATGTAAGGTATTCTTCAACCTTCCCAAAGCCAATCTTTTTAGTGACTTTAAGGACACGCATGAGGATTTTCTCAGTTGGTAAAGCATTCTCTACAAAGAAAACCAAACCATCTACCTTGGCAACTCCTGCCCCTTCATGGGTCAAATCAACAATTTCAACTTCTACAATATCATTTTTCTTTAGCATATTTTTCACTTTCTATCGGCCGACAAAAAAGACGGCAACATTTCTGTTACCATCTATTATATCATGAAATGACCTAAGCACCAAAACTCTTGAAGAAGTTGACAATGGCTTGCCAAAGAGAGCTAAAGAAGTTGCCCCCCTCTTCTAGCGCTTTATTAGCATC harbors:
- the rlmD gene encoding 23S rRNA (uracil(1939)-C(5))-methyltransferase RlmD; its protein translation is MLKKNDIVEVEIVDLTHEGAGVAKVDGLVFFVENALPTEKILMRVLKVTKKIGFGKVEEYLTYSPHRNQDLDLAHLRSGIADLGHLAYPEQLKFKTKQVKDSLYKIAGITDVEVSETLGMDHPIQYRNKAQVPVRRVNGILETGFFRKNSHDLMPLEDFFIQDPVIDQVVVVLRDLLRRFDLKPYDEKEQSGLIRNLVVRRGHYSGQIMVILVTTRPKVFRVEQLIEHLIKQFPEIVSVMQNINDQNTNAIFGKEWRTLYGQDYITDQMLGNDFQIAGPAFYQVNTEMAEKLYQTAIDFAELKADDVVIDAYSGIGTIGLSVAKHVKEVYGVEVIPEAVENSQKNAALNNITNAHYVCDTAENAMKNWLKDGIQPSVILVDPPRKGLTESFIKASAQTGVDRIAYISCNVATMARDIKLYQELGYELKKVQPVDLFPQTHHVECVALLVRAD